One stretch of Eretmochelys imbricata isolate rEreImb1 chromosome 1, rEreImb1.hap1, whole genome shotgun sequence DNA includes these proteins:
- the LOC144275978 gene encoding uncharacterized protein LOC144275978: protein MPPRARRSPVWSNGEVLDLISVCGEEAIQSQLRSSRRNYDTFGQLSRDMMERGHDRDAVQCRVKVKERRNAYRKTCEANSRSGAAPVTCRFYKKLDAIPGGDPTSTLSTTMDTSEPSSTRQEEEEEQSGSEGAEEEEDTPASPDASSQELFSSQEEGSQSRQPVLGEGQTPEEAPDATLRSQPSMLSPAESLQRIRKRPRRSEEDMLHEVMQHSLNENQKVQEL, encoded by the exons atgcctccacgggCCAGgagatccccagtatggagcaatggcgaggtgctggacctcatcagtgtctGCGGGGAGGAAGCTAttcagtcccagctgcgctccagccgtaggaattacgatacctttgggcagctatcaagggacatgatggaaaggggccatgaccgggatgcagtgcagtgcagggttaaagtgaaggagcggcggaatgcctaccgcaaaacctgcgaggcaaacagccgctccggtgctgcccccgtgACCTGCCGTTTTTACaaaaaactggacgcaatacctgggggtgaccccacctccactctgagtaccaccatggacacttcagagcccagttcaacaaggcaggaggaggaggaggagcaaagcgggagcgagggtgctgaggaggaggaagacaccccagcaTCCCCAGATGcaagcagccaggagctgttctcaagccaggaggaaggtagccagtcacggcagccggtgcttggggaaggacaaacaccagaggaggctcccg atgcaaccttgagatctcagccatccatgttatcaccggctgagagtctgcaaagaatcaggaagaggccacgtagaagtgaagaggacatgctgcatgaagtcatgcagcactcccttaatgaaaatcaaaaagtgcaggagttgtag